The Nostoc cf. commune SO-36 genomic sequence TGAATTATCTCTTTCTCTAATACTAGCCCAGCCAGAATGAACGCTGAGGCTGCAATATTGTTCTGGATACGTTGATCAGCAATTTCTGAAATCTCCTGAGCAACTTGCTGTAAAGTAGCAGTGCGGTTATTTGTTTGACTTAACACCGCAAATGGTAATAACCCTGGATGCTCCAAAAATACACTTGTTGGTTGCTCCCAAAGGCGAATTACCTCGAACCTATGAAAAGTTTCTTCCAAAGTGAATGTGGTTTGCTGCACAAATTCTGAATTTGTTTGTTGCAGATAAATCACTACCTGACGCATTCGCTTATTCTTGAAGCGGCGATACACTCGCAACCAATAATCCACCATCCGAAAGGGAATATCAGCTTTCGGTTGGGTTTGGAATTCCAAATGCAGCACAACTTCATAAGATTGGAGCAATATCAGCGCATCGGCGCGGATTGGTTCAAGAGAAAGTTCAGAAGGGCTTAATTCAGTCAGGGTGATAGATTCTCCTAACAGCCAAGTGGCAAAATCACTGGAGAAAGTTTCAGCAAGGAACTTACAAACGTTATCGAACATTAAGAGATTTTATCAGGTGGTA encodes the following:
- a CDS encoding Rpn family recombination-promoting nuclease/putative transposase is translated as MFDNVCKFLAETFSSDFATWLLGESITLTELSPSELSLEPIRADALILLQSYEVVLHLEFQTQPKADIPFRMVDYWLRVYRRFKNKRMRQVVIYLQQTNSEFVQQTTFTLEETFHRFEVIRLWEQPTSVFLEHPGLLPFAVLSQTNNRTATLQQVAQEISEIADQRIQNNIAASAFILAGLVLEKEIIQQLLRRELMQESVTYQAILAEGLAEGLAEGRAEGRAEEVRRVAINSLKEGISVEIVARVTGLSLEQVQQLASEETGNPGE